From a single Cyclobacterium marinum DSM 745 genomic region:
- the ygiD gene encoding 4,5-DOPA-extradiol-dioxygenase has translation MHLKALNKLSGSFSNAQKMPVLFLGHGSPLNAIEENTFVANFKKIGKETPKPKAILCISAHWETKGTYVTAMKKPKTIHDFGGFPQALFDVQYPAPGSPSLARETKDLITKTKIGLDKNWGLDHGTWSVVKHLYPNAEIPTIQMSLDYTKSPKHHFELAKELSQLRQKGVLIIGSGNMVHNLGKVAWDKLKGEPFAFDWAMEANEKIKSWILNGDFQNLINFKKQGKAFDLAIPTPEHYLPLLYALALKHDRDKTSLFNDQPVGGSLSMTSVKFD, from the coding sequence ATGCACTTAAAAGCTTTAAACAAACTTTCCGGCTCGTTTTCTAATGCGCAAAAAATGCCTGTTCTATTTTTAGGACACGGCAGCCCTTTGAATGCCATAGAGGAAAACACCTTTGTCGCAAACTTTAAAAAAATCGGAAAAGAAACCCCCAAACCAAAGGCTATTTTATGTATTTCAGCCCATTGGGAAACCAAAGGTACTTATGTGACCGCTATGAAAAAGCCAAAAACCATCCATGATTTTGGTGGTTTTCCCCAAGCATTATTTGATGTACAATACCCGGCCCCCGGAAGCCCTTCCCTTGCCCGGGAAACAAAAGATTTAATCACAAAAACTAAAATAGGATTGGATAAAAACTGGGGACTAGACCACGGTACTTGGAGTGTAGTCAAACATCTTTATCCGAATGCAGAAATACCAACTATCCAAATGAGTTTGGATTATACCAAGTCGCCTAAACACCATTTCGAATTGGCGAAGGAGTTGTCTCAGTTGCGTCAAAAAGGGGTGCTGATCATTGGCAGTGGAAATATGGTACATAATTTAGGTAAAGTGGCCTGGGACAAATTAAAAGGAGAACCATTTGCATTCGACTGGGCCATGGAAGCCAATGAAAAAATAAAATCCTGGATATTAAATGGGGACTTTCAAAATTTAATAAATTTCAAAAAACAAGGAAAAGCCTTTGACCTTGCCATACCAACCCCGGAACACTATTTGCCACTGCTCTACGCCTTGGCACTTAAACACGACCGAGACAAAACTAGTCTATTTAATGACCAACCCGTGGGTGGTTCTCTATCGATGACTTCGGTAAAATTTGACTAA
- a CDS encoding DUF975 family protein — protein sequence MGTENVELMKMARESLKGNWGLAIGTFLLYMFIMGFLQGMADYYPMIALGTLLITGPMTLGLAYFSLSIARDQNAQLQQIFDGFNNFGTALGAYLLMFIFILLWMLLLIIPGIIAALSYAMTFYIIADDPNIGPLDAIDKSKQMMKGYKMKLFLMFLMFLGMALLCILTLGIGFLWFIPFANVTLAKFYMDIKNRNVIPEVI from the coding sequence ATGGGAACTGAGAATGTAGAATTAATGAAAATGGCACGTGAATCCCTAAAGGGAAATTGGGGGCTGGCCATAGGTACTTTTCTTTTATATATGTTTATCATGGGCTTTTTACAAGGAATGGCGGATTACTATCCGATGATAGCCTTGGGAACCTTATTAATTACCGGACCTATGACACTAGGCTTGGCCTATTTCTCTCTGAGTATTGCCCGAGACCAAAATGCCCAATTGCAACAAATATTTGATGGCTTCAATAACTTTGGTACAGCTTTAGGGGCCTATTTATTGATGTTCATTTTTATACTTCTATGGATGCTTTTGCTGATAATACCCGGAATCATTGCGGCCCTTTCCTATGCCATGACTTTCTATATTATCGCTGATGACCCAAACATCGGCCCACTGGATGCCATTGACAAAAGCAAGCAAATGATGAAAGGTTACAAAATGAAGCTTTTCCTTATGTTCTTGATGTTTCTTGGTATGGCTTTGCTTTGTATTCTTACCTTGGGAATTGGATTTTTGTGGTTTATCCCCTTTGCCAATGTGACCCTGGCTAAATTTTATATGGACATAAAAAACAGGAATGTCATCCCTGAAGTTATCTAA
- a CDS encoding ABC transporter permease: MKKFIGLLKLEFKRIFSNSVLMAIFFGAPVGYGILFGFVYQQAKVKNLPIVIVDQDQSPATDKIIDAFEDNEGLDVKDVRTVPGNIKREMPVNQYIAVITLPSDFEKDLLQKRHPEVRVDLNMANILNANTASNHINTVLMTINAGIEIEGLKKQGIHPDQAMAAYESFKINFNKLYNSTGNYVTFMLPGLLAAIMQQIIFLAMALVFSRDFEDGYFGQLIQESKSSVYHIALKATPFLIMLPFMWLIISLILTFFNVGVEVINFQMLILTTLLTFASMFIGMLFSIAIPSQLKATELLMVISTPAFILSGFTWPTSAIPEVITNVARFIPVTQYLSGFRKVAFYGGDFASIMPEIKFLTGIILVAVITMILLLQFKINRLSRRQN; the protein is encoded by the coding sequence ATGAAAAAATTCATAGGTTTATTGAAGTTAGAGTTCAAGCGTATTTTTTCTAATAGTGTATTGATGGCCATCTTCTTTGGAGCACCTGTAGGCTATGGGATTTTATTCGGCTTTGTGTACCAACAAGCAAAGGTCAAAAATTTACCGATTGTCATAGTAGACCAAGACCAAAGTCCTGCTACAGATAAGATAATCGATGCTTTTGAGGACAATGAAGGTTTAGATGTGAAAGATGTTCGTACCGTTCCGGGGAATATTAAAAGGGAAATGCCTGTCAATCAGTATATTGCTGTCATTACTTTGCCAAGTGATTTTGAGAAAGATCTTTTACAAAAACGGCATCCTGAAGTCAGAGTTGATCTAAATATGGCCAATATTTTGAATGCGAATACTGCAAGCAACCATATTAATACTGTGTTGATGACAATCAATGCCGGAATTGAAATAGAAGGGCTTAAAAAGCAAGGAATCCATCCGGATCAAGCCATGGCTGCTTATGAGAGTTTTAAAATAAATTTCAACAAACTATATAATTCTACCGGTAATTATGTGACGTTTATGTTGCCTGGATTGCTTGCTGCCATTATGCAACAAATCATTTTTCTGGCAATGGCCTTGGTTTTTTCCAGAGATTTTGAAGATGGGTATTTTGGCCAACTTATACAAGAAAGTAAATCTTCAGTTTACCACATAGCCTTAAAGGCAACGCCCTTTTTGATTATGCTTCCCTTTATGTGGTTAATCATAAGTTTGATTCTTACTTTCTTTAATGTTGGGGTAGAAGTAATCAATTTTCAAATGTTAATTTTGACAACATTATTAACCTTCGCCTCTATGTTTATAGGGATGTTGTTTTCGATTGCCATACCCAGCCAACTGAAAGCAACGGAGTTGTTGATGGTGATTTCTACACCCGCATTTATTTTAAGTGGTTTTACTTGGCCTACTTCGGCAATCCCTGAGGTGATTACAAATGTGGCTCGGTTTATTCCCGTAACTCAATACTTGAGTGGCTTTAGGAAAGTAGCATTTTATGGAGGGGATTTTGCTTCAATTATGCCTGAAATAAAGTTCCTAACAGGTATAATTTTAGTGGCAGTTATCACGATGATTTTGTTACTTCAATTCAAAATTAACCGATTGAGCAGAAGACAAAATTAA
- a CDS encoding penicillin acylase family protein, whose translation MYKKLLLFVVPIFLGIDFPNIKPPTDEILWDKWGIPHIYASTDDNLYYMMGWAQMHNHGNLILKLYGEGRAKSSEYWSEDIGRDKLLHQLGVLNASQKAYALLPQKEKQVLISFAKGINTYAEQNPNELEEKYKVVLPVKPEDILQHTFRVFYLEFLINRNISKANKWTAGSNGWAIRGSKTTSGNSMLMANPHLNWDDFWLFFEAHLITETNDLYGTTLVGLPTIGIGFNKNLGWTHTVNTLDNVDLYELTLQNGQYQLDNEFHDFTIDSVQIIEKTGSEKKATTVLRKQSAFGMVYKEEGNKAIAIKWPNTDGKLNIIGQWLAMGESQSLEQFQEALAMNGLPLFNVIYSDKENNILYHFGGNAPKKNGDWGKWQNIVASTSSDDLWQGYYSSEEVPTYLNPESGWIQNANDPPYTSTFPAAIRPDDYPSHMAPNAMGFRPQRSALLIKDAMNLNLDQLIALKHDTKSEYFLRIKEDLRNINSMELDSLTKEALEILLSWNGAFEANSTGPVLFGMLAKELGSKGVFAEEWDLNDPLNTPRKLKDLSHVTSSLQIAAEKHQQIYGSLAVSYGDVYRLEVGNHSFAANGGAGSLGIFRTMNYSPKGNGQFFATHGETYVCATEFGKEVTAKALMSYGNATQAHSPHVGDQLELFSKKQLRKVLLQREDQLQNLEKREQLSQMQ comes from the coding sequence GTGTACAAAAAGCTGCTTCTATTCGTTGTTCCAATTTTTCTAGGTATAGATTTCCCCAATATTAAGCCGCCCACCGACGAAATTCTTTGGGACAAATGGGGTATTCCTCACATTTATGCCAGCACTGATGACAACCTTTATTATATGATGGGTTGGGCACAAATGCATAACCATGGCAACCTGATTTTAAAATTATATGGTGAAGGAAGGGCAAAATCGAGTGAATATTGGAGCGAAGATATTGGTAGAGATAAATTGTTGCATCAGCTAGGTGTACTCAATGCATCTCAGAAGGCTTATGCACTACTTCCCCAAAAGGAAAAGCAAGTCCTGATCTCTTTTGCCAAAGGGATCAATACCTATGCTGAGCAAAACCCCAATGAACTCGAAGAAAAATATAAAGTGGTATTACCGGTAAAACCCGAAGACATCCTACAACATACATTTAGGGTTTTTTACTTAGAATTTCTGATTAACCGAAATATTAGCAAAGCGAATAAATGGACCGCCGGATCAAATGGATGGGCTATCAGGGGAAGTAAAACTACCTCCGGAAACAGCATGCTAATGGCCAACCCGCATCTAAATTGGGATGATTTCTGGTTGTTTTTTGAAGCGCATTTAATAACAGAAACCAACGATTTGTACGGAACCACCTTGGTAGGCCTTCCTACCATCGGTATAGGCTTCAATAAAAACCTAGGTTGGACCCACACTGTCAATACCTTAGATAATGTAGATCTATACGAACTTACCCTTCAAAATGGGCAGTATCAACTCGACAATGAATTTCACGATTTCACTATTGACAGTGTCCAAATTATCGAAAAAACAGGAAGTGAAAAAAAAGCAACAACAGTGCTGAGAAAACAGTCAGCTTTTGGAATGGTATATAAAGAAGAAGGCAATAAAGCCATTGCCATAAAATGGCCCAATACTGACGGCAAGCTCAATATAATTGGTCAATGGTTGGCCATGGGAGAATCCCAAAGCCTTGAACAATTTCAAGAGGCCTTGGCAATGAATGGCCTGCCCCTATTCAATGTGATTTACAGCGACAAAGAAAACAATATCCTGTATCATTTTGGTGGAAATGCCCCTAAAAAAAATGGGGATTGGGGAAAATGGCAAAACATCGTTGCCAGTACCTCTAGCGATGATTTGTGGCAAGGCTACTATTCCTCAGAGGAGGTTCCCACCTACCTAAACCCTGAAAGTGGCTGGATTCAAAATGCCAATGACCCACCCTATACCAGTACCTTTCCTGCAGCAATTAGGCCTGATGATTACCCTTCTCATATGGCTCCAAATGCAATGGGATTTAGACCCCAACGCTCAGCTTTATTGATTAAAGATGCAATGAACCTCAACTTGGATCAACTAATCGCTTTGAAGCATGATACAAAATCGGAATATTTTTTAAGAATAAAAGAAGATTTAAGGAATATCAATTCCATGGAACTGGATAGCTTGACAAAGGAGGCTTTAGAAATATTGCTCAGTTGGAATGGTGCTTTCGAGGCAAATAGCACTGGCCCGGTATTGTTTGGTATGTTAGCAAAGGAACTAGGGAGCAAGGGTGTTTTCGCCGAAGAATGGGATTTGAATGACCCTTTAAACACTCCCAGAAAGTTAAAGGACCTATCTCATGTTACTTCCTCACTTCAAATAGCAGCAGAAAAGCACCAACAAATTTACGGATCCCTAGCTGTTAGCTATGGAGATGTTTACCGTCTAGAGGTTGGGAATCATAGCTTTGCTGCAAATGGTGGCGCAGGAAGTTTAGGGATATTTAGAACCATGAATTATTCACCAAAGGGAAATGGACAATTCTTTGCCACGCACGGTGAGACCTACGTTTGTGCCACTGAGTTTGGAAAGGAGGTTACTGCCAAAGCCCTGATGTCATATGGAAATGCCACCCAAGCCCATAGTCCCCATGTAGGAGATCAATTGGAACTGTTTTCCAAAAAGCAACTCAGGAAAGTATTGCTTCAAAGAGAAGATCAATTACAAAACCTAGAAAAAAGAGAGCAATTAAGCCAAATGCAATAG
- a CDS encoding endonuclease domain-containing protein, whose translation MHFLPYDKNLKDFSRELRTHSTLSEVLLWQKLKGSQFRGYAFNRQKPLGHFIVDFYSKKLQLVIEIDGDSHFYPESVVQDQKRQLILEKMDLFFLRFLDRNVKKSMPYVLIEIGNYIDDWELKNDIPKTSF comes from the coding sequence ATGCATTTTCTTCCTTATGATAAAAATTTAAAAGATTTTTCAAGAGAATTAAGAACTCATTCAACCCTATCCGAAGTTTTACTATGGCAAAAGCTAAAAGGTAGTCAATTTCGAGGCTATGCTTTCAATAGGCAAAAACCATTAGGGCATTTTATTGTTGATTTTTACTCTAAAAAATTACAATTGGTAATCGAAATTGATGGAGATAGCCATTTTTATCCTGAATCGGTTGTTCAAGACCAAAAACGGCAATTGATTTTGGAGAAAATGGACCTCTTTTTTCTAAGGTTTTTAGATCGAAATGTCAAGAAATCTATGCCCTATGTTTTAATAGAGATAGGAAATTATATTGATGATTGGGAATTGAAAAATGATATTCCTAAAACCTCATTCTAA
- a CDS encoding IS4 family transposase, which yields MCNITLFSQIIKKIDRSIFKKLVKEKQTDKGCKGFDSWTHLVSMLFCHFAKSTSVRDISNGLRSATGNLNHLGIIKAPSKSSISYQNKRRDSDLFRDLYYSLLGSLGQQASVKRSKLRIKVPVYLLDATVISLCLSVFDWATFRTKKGAVKMHTLLEYDGKLPVYVNITEGSVGDNKGAYNIPLEKGSVIVADRYYNDFPMLNVWDSKGVFFVIRHKGNLAFSSIEERELPTTTAQHVLKDEEIELTNPQSKAKYPGRLRRVAVWDEENGQTIELITNNFAWAAQTIGDLYKSRWEIEVFFRDIKQLLHIKTFIGTSKNAVMIQIWTALITILLLKVMKATAKFGWHLSNLVAFIRLNIFVKIELQKWLDSPFIEPDKPPQNVVQGDLFS from the coding sequence ATGTGTAATATTACATTGTTTTCACAGATTATTAAAAAGATTGACCGTTCAATTTTCAAAAAATTGGTAAAAGAAAAGCAAACCGACAAGGGATGCAAAGGATTTGACAGCTGGACCCACCTGGTTTCGATGTTGTTCTGCCATTTTGCCAAGAGCACATCGGTAAGGGATATTTCCAATGGGCTTCGGTCTGCCACTGGGAACCTTAACCACCTTGGCATTATCAAAGCCCCATCGAAATCAAGTATCAGCTATCAAAACAAACGAAGGGATTCGGACCTTTTCAGGGACCTTTACTATTCTCTGTTGGGAAGTTTAGGACAGCAGGCATCTGTCAAGAGGTCCAAACTCAGGATCAAGGTTCCTGTTTATTTGCTGGATGCCACAGTTATTAGCCTTTGCCTTTCGGTGTTTGATTGGGCTACTTTCCGTACCAAAAAGGGAGCGGTAAAGATGCATACGCTTTTAGAATATGACGGAAAACTTCCTGTTTACGTGAATATTACCGAAGGGAGTGTCGGTGACAATAAGGGGGCTTACAACATCCCCCTAGAAAAAGGATCAGTGATCGTCGCCGACCGATATTACAATGACTTCCCTATGCTCAACGTTTGGGACAGCAAGGGGGTATTCTTCGTGATCAGACACAAGGGCAACCTTGCTTTCAGCTCCATAGAAGAACGTGAACTTCCCACAACAACCGCCCAGCATGTGCTCAAAGACGAAGAAATCGAACTGACCAACCCACAGTCCAAAGCCAAATATCCTGGAAGGCTTAGAAGAGTGGCTGTGTGGGATGAGGAAAACGGGCAGACCATAGAACTGATCACCAACAACTTTGCTTGGGCCGCACAGACCATTGGGGACCTCTACAAATCAAGATGGGAAATTGAAGTGTTTTTTAGAGACATTAAACAACTATTGCATATTAAAACCTTTATCGGGACCTCCAAAAATGCGGTAATGATCCAGATATGGACGGCATTGATCACCATCCTTCTGCTCAAAGTCATGAAGGCAACAGCAAAATTCGGGTGGCACCTCTCCAATCTGGTCGCCTTTATCCGACTCAATATTTTTGTTAAAATCGAACTGCAAAAATGGCTTGATAGCCCATTTATCGAACCCGACAAACCACCCCAGAATGTAGTACAGGGGGATCTATTTTCTTAA
- a CDS encoding alpha/beta hydrolase: MKRVLPWLMGSAIFIVIFYMLGPKESIQDLSGTYPEVPSNLNELEAYIQQGEDTVQGLKPNNEARIVWADPEKKEKTAFSILYVHGFGASQMEGDPVHQQLAKHFGANLYLARLPEHGIERANAFEHLNAKSLVDGARRAYMISRQLGDKVIVVGTSMGGALSLILAEERPEIHSLVLYSPCIGIYGDRLDPLFQPWMKQLMEVTMTNEDGVQVVEREPEEGKYWATNYHINAYTSLAVLLKSKMNKETFEKVKQPLFLAYYYKNEEEQDKVVSVPAMLDMYASVSTPDNKKRKVAFPEAGDHVIASSLKTESWDEVLEESIKFLEEVVQLSPADSVNVMEK; encoded by the coding sequence ATGAAAAGAGTCCTTCCCTGGCTGATGGGTTCAGCCATCTTCATCGTCATCTTTTATATGCTCGGACCAAAAGAAAGCATTCAGGACCTATCCGGTACTTATCCTGAAGTGCCATCAAATCTCAATGAACTGGAAGCCTATATACAGCAGGGTGAAGACACTGTGCAAGGCCTTAAACCTAATAATGAAGCCAGGATAGTCTGGGCTGACCCTGAGAAAAAGGAAAAAACCGCTTTCAGTATTCTCTATGTACACGGTTTTGGTGCCAGTCAGATGGAAGGTGATCCTGTACATCAGCAATTGGCCAAACATTTTGGTGCCAACCTCTACTTGGCCAGACTACCGGAACATGGCATAGAGCGAGCAAATGCTTTTGAACACCTAAATGCCAAAAGCCTGGTGGATGGGGCAAGAAGGGCCTATATGATCAGCAGGCAATTGGGTGATAAGGTAATCGTAGTAGGGACCTCTATGGGTGGTGCCTTGTCATTGATCTTGGCGGAGGAAAGACCGGAAATTCATTCCTTGGTATTGTACTCCCCATGTATCGGCATCTATGGTGATCGACTTGATCCTTTGTTTCAGCCCTGGATGAAACAACTAATGGAAGTGACCATGACCAATGAAGATGGGGTGCAAGTGGTAGAAAGAGAACCCGAAGAAGGAAAATATTGGGCAACAAATTATCATATCAATGCTTACACAAGTCTGGCTGTGCTGCTAAAAAGTAAAATGAACAAAGAAACCTTTGAAAAAGTAAAACAACCACTTTTTCTGGCCTATTATTACAAAAATGAGGAAGAGCAAGACAAGGTAGTTTCCGTTCCGGCCATGCTGGACATGTATGCCAGTGTAAGTACCCCTGACAACAAAAAGCGGAAAGTAGCTTTCCCTGAGGCCGGTGACCATGTGATTGCATCCAGTTTGAAAACGGAAAGTTGGGACGAAGTGCTAGAGGAAAGCATAAAATTTCTGGAAGAAGTAGTCCAGCTAAGCCCCGCGGATAGTGTGAATGTAATGGAGAAATAA
- the proC gene encoding pyrroline-5-carboxylate reductase — MDNNTKIAIIGCGNLGLSIANGLLSTEGFDGKRLIVTKRHPESLFYLESQGVTVLADNKEAVKDADFVILGVKPYNIQPILQEIKPFLKKDKQVIASLAAGITLQAIKNELEPGTTVFRVMPNIAADIKESITCICGEGFDQKTEEAIKAIFNSVGISITIEEHLMEAATVLGACGTAFVLRFMRAMAQGGIQIGFDAKTANKIVTQTVKGAAELIIQKGIHPEAAIDKVTTPKGSTIKGLNEMEHHGFSSAMVRGVVASYEDIKK, encoded by the coding sequence ATGGACAACAATACTAAAATAGCCATCATAGGCTGCGGAAACCTGGGGCTTTCTATAGCCAATGGCTTATTGAGTACAGAAGGATTTGACGGAAAAAGGCTAATCGTAACCAAAAGACATCCGGAAAGTTTGTTTTACCTGGAATCCCAAGGAGTCACAGTACTAGCTGATAATAAAGAAGCTGTAAAAGATGCCGACTTTGTAATTTTAGGTGTTAAACCTTACAATATTCAGCCTATTCTACAGGAGATTAAGCCATTTTTAAAGAAAGATAAGCAAGTAATCGCCTCTTTGGCTGCTGGTATTACTTTGCAGGCCATCAAAAATGAACTTGAACCAGGCACTACTGTTTTCAGGGTTATGCCCAATATAGCAGCAGATATTAAAGAATCCATTACCTGCATTTGTGGGGAAGGTTTTGACCAAAAAACAGAAGAGGCCATCAAAGCCATTTTCAATAGTGTAGGCATTAGCATCACCATAGAAGAACACCTGATGGAAGCAGCCACTGTTTTGGGGGCTTGCGGCACTGCATTTGTCTTGCGCTTTATGCGCGCCATGGCCCAAGGAGGAATCCAAATAGGATTCGATGCCAAAACAGCCAATAAAATTGTGACGCAGACGGTCAAAGGTGCTGCCGAATTGATTATTCAGAAAGGGATTCACCCTGAAGCAGCCATAGATAAGGTAACGACGCCAAAAGGCTCTACCATCAAGGGCTTGAATGAAATGGAGCACCATGGCTTCAGTTCTGCCATGGTAAGAGGGGTAGTTGCCTCTTACGAAGACATCAAAAAATAA
- a CDS encoding DUF4221 family protein, translated as MRIFFPLLILLATGCKGSVEEKALDYKTSLLEIKLLETTPVNPRYTQLIASDSGEYLLLLNDFKDKFQFLELPSGKIAHEITIQREGEHGVSGFDAGTVTGWDSLWVAMGPPGLALINFNREVLNRVSIIDDQIPLTSIRSNFDRRFHQFGSKIFGAQPLFMDHHGMNKDAIQKQRLVFSLDINTGDVEWYDVFYREDYWDKGKKPSGYSWTEKDGKLYIAPWHDHEIQVFDMASETTVKRKEVKSNHVNKPDYVNEILPMEKALANSFSSDRYKSLLYDKYRNVFYRFFLPSFDPENLEEEYNHLDLEFSRPYSGVMVLDSELNIIGEHIFDKFQVYSLNNHFVGEKGLYISANNPFNPEYNEDMLRYLIFTPELREE; from the coding sequence ATGAGAATATTTTTTCCGTTATTGATATTGTTAGCTACCGGATGTAAGGGTTCGGTAGAAGAGAAGGCACTGGATTATAAAACCAGTCTTCTTGAAATAAAGCTCTTAGAAACCACTCCGGTTAATCCTCGGTATACTCAGTTGATTGCCTCAGACTCGGGTGAATACCTTTTACTTTTAAACGACTTTAAGGATAAATTCCAATTTCTTGAACTTCCTTCAGGAAAGATAGCGCATGAAATAACAATTCAGCGAGAGGGTGAACATGGGGTTTCAGGGTTTGACGCGGGAACAGTTACCGGATGGGATTCTCTTTGGGTGGCCATGGGGCCTCCAGGTTTAGCGTTGATTAACTTTAATAGAGAAGTACTAAATAGAGTATCTATTATTGACGATCAAATTCCACTTACCTCAATAAGGTCAAATTTTGACAGAAGGTTTCATCAATTTGGCAGTAAGATTTTTGGTGCACAGCCACTTTTCATGGACCATCATGGGATGAATAAAGATGCCATTCAAAAGCAAAGATTGGTCTTTAGTTTAGATATTAATACAGGAGATGTGGAGTGGTACGATGTGTTTTACAGAGAAGACTATTGGGATAAGGGCAAAAAACCTTCCGGTTACTCATGGACAGAAAAGGATGGAAAGCTATACATTGCACCTTGGCATGACCATGAGATTCAGGTTTTTGATATGGCCTCTGAGACTACTGTAAAGCGAAAGGAGGTGAAATCTAATCATGTCAACAAACCTGATTACGTCAATGAAATCTTACCAATGGAAAAAGCGTTAGCAAATTCTTTTTCTTCAGACCGTTATAAAAGCCTTCTTTATGATAAGTACAGGAATGTATTTTACAGGTTTTTCTTACCTTCCTTTGATCCCGAAAACTTGGAGGAAGAATACAATCATTTAGACCTCGAATTCTCAAGACCCTATTCGGGTGTGATGGTTTTGGATAGCGAACTGAATATTATAGGGGAACATATTTTTGATAAATTTCAGGTTTATTCATTAAATAACCATTTTGTAGGTGAGAAAGGATTGTACATTTCTGCAAACAATCCCTTTAACCCAGAATATAATGAGGATATGTTGAGGTACTTAATATTTACGCCGGAGTTGAGAGAGGAATAA
- a CDS encoding class I SAM-dependent methyltransferase yields the protein MKSKQLINKSINHFYTKASEETRLDKGMGLFEFERTKTLIANYLPSIPSRILDIGGGTGKYSAWLAQKGHQVHLVEPVDKHIKIALKRANKRGNKFHVHQGESRKLEFPNNFADLIILHGPLYHLQKKEDRELTVREAKRVLKNNGIALGFAINYTASTLVGLLNGLIHKKSFFEMCKEELTSGIHNPPLDFPWLLAEAYYHNPPQLKEEFLSQGFIHLNTYAVEGMAWLDKNYFANMENSERRKTLLELIQLTENDCILLPFSPHMMIAIQKKSPYEK from the coding sequence ATGAAAAGTAAACAGTTAATCAATAAAAGCATCAACCATTTCTACACCAAAGCTTCTGAAGAAACCCGATTGGACAAAGGTATGGGCTTATTTGAATTTGAAAGAACAAAAACACTTATCGCCAACTACCTGCCTTCAATCCCTTCCCGTATCCTAGATATTGGTGGCGGTACCGGAAAGTATTCAGCTTGGCTTGCCCAAAAAGGACATCAAGTCCATTTGGTAGAACCGGTTGACAAGCATATCAAAATCGCCTTAAAAAGAGCCAATAAACGGGGCAATAAATTTCATGTACATCAAGGAGAATCTCGAAAATTAGAATTTCCAAATAATTTCGCTGACCTAATCATTCTCCACGGACCACTTTACCATCTTCAAAAAAAGGAAGACAGGGAATTAACGGTTCGTGAAGCAAAACGGGTTTTAAAAAACAATGGAATTGCTTTGGGTTTTGCGATCAACTATACAGCCTCAACTTTGGTGGGCTTACTAAATGGCTTGATTCACAAAAAATCATTTTTCGAAATGTGTAAAGAAGAATTAACTTCAGGAATACACAACCCACCCCTTGATTTCCCTTGGTTATTGGCGGAAGCTTATTATCACAATCCCCCGCAACTCAAAGAAGAGTTTTTGAGTCAGGGATTTATCCATTTGAATACTTATGCAGTGGAAGGTATGGCTTGGTTAGATAAAAATTATTTTGCCAACATGGAAAATAGTGAACGAAGAAAAACCTTATTAGAACTTATTCAGCTCACTGAAAATGACTGTATCCTACTGCCTTTCAGTCCACATATGATGATCGCAATTCAAAAAAAATCACCTTATGAAAAATAA